A window of Mixophyes fleayi isolate aMixFle1 chromosome 10, aMixFle1.hap1, whole genome shotgun sequence contains these coding sequences:
- the PLEKHA7 gene encoding pleckstrin homology domain-containing family A member 7 isoform X7 produces MRVYIQQRDSHREHSGMRTYYFSADTQEDMNGWIRVMNQAALIQTSPESKRQVDDMEWLSAPVNNHIDSFKEYAKPEVIQRRTSNEKFVEPFPPQPVELRQDSGDKERYRDLGDQDGYRDAGDRDRYQDTGNKEHFQDAEDSNPYRHAGNKDRYRDAGDNQFAGDKDRYRDAGDKDRYGDAGDNQFAGDKDRYRDAGDKDRYGDAGDNQFAGDKDRYRDAGDKDRYGDAGDNQFAGDKDRYRDAGDKDRYRDAGDKDRYRDAGDNQFAGDKDRYRDAGDNQFAGDKDRYRDAGDTNLYRDAGDTNLYRDAADKDRYRDAGGKNPYRDSGGKDRYQDTRDKDLYRVVGDKVPYQDAGSKERYRDLRDQERHRDLGHQESFIAHKNTINSNGGKPTHYFLSNDRQSAFTDFSKTYRPPAAQTLQPQNIERNGTLPSSFRVSAGTIQQNGTDTYKRRFVSGANSEKQVQRKSVMGQVEQWVKVQKGDSKSLGPDHPVPLSERYQTVPKTSRRPPGSSPPSPRNMPSDYKYAQDRVSHLKMSNQDRKATKEGTVWQLYEWQQRQQFKHGSPTGQIYMGTMDTTDRARAKSLLDVPRSISVPPSPSDIQPPAAPKAFPPRRPHTPADRVTVRPAAGHVDVPYIGSPQKSRAHTVKSTSHVDRRSMPSMGYMTHTVSAPSLHGKSADDTYMLLKKDLEYLDLKIKYNEPLINLVHSVLRNSTPGYRTSINVTGRESMKDRSSKPVRIAESDVDVKLSVLCEQDRILQDLEDKIRALKDNKDKLETVLEVLHRQMDQYKEQPQHTEKISYQQRLLQEDLVQIRAEMSKVSTDMENAWNEYVRLESDVGQLRHLLQEQMSRSPSSQDRAQLQKDLWRIEDVTAGLSSNKLNYKVLVESFKNPERKTVPLVTSTFVPSGSTAFTSFRSKSASPQNPPSLVKQAPEVGLYSQPYTPERSHSQPQLLQKPEPTRVPTPPKREEGAPPRPPLPDMYSPEDTDPPPYIPPPPALPPPLRESSVVRHTSVRGLKRQSDERKRDRELGQGVNGDYRVELRTYASTPELATLDNSAPPSSSFLGSDSGYQTLPTRGSTSRLSQSSSIASYVTLRRGSTTDGSKDRPKSAFERLYAGDNQRGKMSAEEQLQRMKRQQKALVRERKRTLSQGDKQSATNRPADISSWKREQEFDFQLLEKTARDVEDRERDDHDWVHATAIHVTELDLEPQDYDMDISKELATPDKVEIPERYIELDPEEPLSREEMDARYRKVEKIKNILARSSVHNLHPAPNPEDLGLSDLDLQIQEQERMITISYALASEASQRSKQVAAGLPASQCNSPHLPVPPITNGLYYTIV; encoded by the exons ATGCGGGTCTACATTCAGCAGAGAGATTCCCATCGGGAACATTCTGGGATGAGAACATATTACTTCAGTGCTGACACCCAGGAAGATATGAATGGCTGGATCCGAGTGATGAACCAGGCGGCTCTTATCCAAACATCCCCCGAGAGCAAGAGGCAA GTTGACGACATGGAGTGGCTGTCGGCTCCGGTGAACAACCATATTGACTCTTTCAAAGAATACGCAAAGCCGGAAGTTATTCAGAGAAGAACCAGTAATGAGAAGTTTGTGGAACCTTTTCCTCCGCAGCCGGTGGAGCTGAGACAGGACTCGGGAGACAAAGAGCGATATCGAGATTTGGGAGACCAGGATGGCTACCGGGATGCAGGAGACAGAGATCGGTACCAAGATACAGGAAACAAAGAGCACTTCCAGGATGCGGAAGACAGTAATCCTTACCGGCATGCAGGGAACAAAGATCGCTACCGGGATGCGGGAGACAACCAGTTTGCAGGGGACAAAGATCGCTACCGGGATGCAGGGGACAAAGATCGCTACGGGGATGCGGGAGACAACCAGTTTGCAGGGGACAAAGATCGCTACCGGGATGCAGGGGACAAAGATCGCTACGGGGATGCGGGAGACAACCAGTTTGCAGGGGACAAAGATCGCTACCGGGATGCAGGGGACAAAGATCGCTACGGGGATGCGGGAGACAACCAGTTTGCAGGGGACAAAGATCGCTACCGGGATGCAGGGGACAAAGATCGCTACCGGGATGCAGGGGACAAAGATCGCTACCGGGATGCGGGAGACAACCAGTTTGCAGGGGACAAAGATCGCTACCGGGATGCGGGAGACAACCAGTTTGCAGGGGACAAAGATCGCTACCGGGATGCAGGAGACACAAATCTTTACCGGGATGCAGGAGACACAAATCTTTACCGGGATGCAGCGGACAAAGATCGCTACCGGGATGCGGGAGGCAAAAATCCTTACCGAGATTCAGGGGGCAAAGATCGCTACCAGGATACAAGGGACAAAGACCTCTATCGGGTTGTGGGGGACAAAGTTCCATACCAGGATGCGGGAAGCAAGGAGCGGTACCGGGATTTAAGAGATCAGGAGCGCCATAGAGATCTGGGACATCAAGAGAGCTTTATTGCCCACAAAAACACCATAAATTCCAATGGTGGGAAACCTACTCACTACTTTCTCTCCAATGACCGACAGTCGGCTTTCACAGATTTCTCTAAAACATACCGACCCCCAGCTGCACAGACACTTCAACCTCAGAACATTGAGAGGAACGGGACCCTCCCATCCTCTTTCCGCGTCAGTGCTGGTACCATCCAGCAGAACGGAACAGACACCTATAAACGAAGATTTGTTTCAGGTGCCAATTCCGAGAAACAAGTGCAGAGGAAGAGTGTGATGGGTCAAGTGGAGCAGTGGGTAAAGGTACAGAAAGGAGACAGTAAAAG CCTTGGTCCTGACCATCCCGTTCCTCTGTCTGAGAGATACCAGACTGTGCCAAAGACCAGCAGACGCCCTCCTGGCAGTTCTCCTCCGTCCCCCCGGAACATGCCAAGTGACTATAAGTACGCACAGGATCGAGTCAGCCACCTGAAGATGTCCAACCAGGACCGCAAGGCCACCAAGGAAGGCACCGTGTGGCAGCTGTACGAGTGGCAGCAGAGGCAGCAGTTCAAGCATGGCAGCCCCACGGGACAGATTTACATGGGCACTATGGATACTACAGACCGCGCCAGAGCTAAGAGCTTATTAGACGTCCCGAGATCCATTTCTGTTCCACCTTCTCCATCCGACATCCAACCACCAGCAGCTCCAAAGGCGTTTCCTCCAAGAAGACCCCACACTCCAGCGGACAGAGTGACCGTGCGGCCGGCGGCGGGGCACGTTGATGTCCCGTACATCGGGTCCCCACAGAAGTCTCGGGCCCATACTGTGAAG TCCACATCGCACGTGGATCGCCGGTCCATGCCGTCCATGGGGTACATGACTCACACTGTAAGTGCTCCCAGTTTGCATGGCAAGTCG GCGGATGACACATATATGCTGTTGAAGAAGGATCTGGAGTACCTGGATCTGAAG ATAAAGTATAATGAACCTCTGATCAACTTGGTTCACAGTGTTTTAAGGAACTCTACCCCGGGGTACCGAACGAGCATAAAC GTAACGGGAAGAGAGTCTATGAAGGATCGTTCCTCAAAGCCGGTCAGAATCGCTGAAAGTGACGTTGAT GTAAAGCTTAGTGTCCTGTGTGAGCAGGACCGGATCCTGCAAGATCTAGAAGACAAGATCCGAGCTCTGAAGGACAATAAG GACAAACTGGAGACGGTGCTGGAGGTTTTGCACAGACAAATGGACCAGTACAAGGAGCAGCCGCAGCACACAGAGAAAATCTCCTACCAACAGCGCCTCCTGCAGGAGGACTTAGTGCAGATCCGAGCGGAAATGTCTAAAGTCTCAACT GATATGGAGAACGCGTGGAACGAGTATGTGCGGCTGGAGAGTGACGTTGGACAACTGCGTCACTTGTTACAGGAACAAATGTCCAGATCCCCCTCATCTCAG GACCGCGCTCAGTTACAGAAAGATCTCTGGAGAATAGAGGACGTCACTGCCGGTCTCAGCTCTAATAAACTGAACTACAAAGTGCTGGTAGAATCATTCAAGAATCCAG AAAGAAAAACCGTGCCTTTAGTTACCTCCACGTTTGTGCCTTCCGGAAGCACAGCGTTTACATCGTTTCGCAGTAAATCAGCGTCCCCCCAGAACCCCCCGAGTCTTGTGAAACAGGCACCAGAGGTGGGATTATATTCTCAGCCGTACACCCCGGAAAGATCCCACTCACAGCCACAGCTGCTGCAGAAACCGGAGCCCACCAGAGTACCAACCCCTCCGAAGCGT GAGGAGGGAGCCCCTCCGCGTCCACCTCTACCAGACATGTACAGTCCTGAGGACACAGACCCTCCACCTTACATCCCACCTCCACCTGCGCTGCCTCCGCCTCTGAGAGAATCGTCCGTCGTCAGACACACGTCTGTGCGGGGATTGAAGAGACAGTCAGACGAGAGGAAGAGAGACCGAGAGCTGGGGCAGGGTGTAAATGGAGACTACAGG GTAGAACTGCGCACGTATGCGAGTACTCCGGAACTCGCCACTCTGGATAACTCCGCTCCCCCATCCTCCAGCTTTTTGGGCTCAGATTCCGGCTACCAGACATTGCCCACTAGAG GATCGACATCCAGACTATCTCAGTCTTCATCGATCGCATCGTACGTCACGCTGCGCAGAGGCTCCACCACAGACGGTTCTAAG GACAGACCAAAAAGTGCCTTTGAGCGCCTTTACGCCGGCGACAACCAAAGAGGTAAAATGAGCGCCGAAGAACAGCTGCAACGCATGAAACGGCAACAAAAAGCCTTAGTCCGTGAACGCAAGAGGACGCTCAGCCAAGGAGACAAACAGTCCGCCACAAACCGACCCGCGGACATCAGCTCA TGGAAACGAGAGCAGGAGTTTGATTTCCAGCTGCTGGAGAAGACCGCACGTGACGTGGAGGACAGAGAGAGGGATGATCATGATTGGGTACACGCTACAGCCATACATGTCACAGAGCTGGATCTGGAACCACAGGACTATGATATGGACATTAGTAAGGAG TTAGCGACCCCAGACAAGGTGGAGATTCCGGAGAGGTACATCGAGCTGGATCCTGAGGAGCCGCTCAGCAGGGAGGAGATGGACGCCCGCTACCGGAAAGTAGAGAAGATAAAGAACATCCTGGCCCGGTCCAG CGTACACAACCTGCATCCGGCACCAAACCCTGAGGACCTGGGTCTCTCGGACCTCGATCTACAGATAcaagaacaagagagaatgaTCACGATATCGTACGCTCTGGCCTCGGAGGCGTCGCAGCGCAGTAAACAAGTGGCAG CTGGACTGCCGGCCTCACAATGTAACTCCCCCCATCTACCTGTGCCCCCAATAACCAACGGATTGTACTACACCATTGTCTGA
- the PLEKHA7 gene encoding pleckstrin homology domain-containing family A member 7 isoform X6 — MGLRCSCVFCKPRPTYRRISLHRETRRGRYTGPVIHNQRATTFTHPVTGDISPENAEYDLRDESIMSPQQMNQRPYSMISEGSSAVTPPSAEPRPPPKAPKTGGGKLYSFGKRDQSIKRNPDLPVLVRGWLHKQDSSGMKLWKRRWFLLSEYCLFYYKDSREEAILGSIPLPGYVISPAAPEDRINRKYSFKAVHTGMRVYIQQRDSHREHSGMRTYYFSADTQEDMNGWIRVMNQAALIQTSPESKRQVDDMEWLSAPVNNHIDSFKEYAKPEVIQRRTSNEKFVEPFPPQPVELRQDSGDKERYRDLGDQDGYRDAGDRDRYQDTGNKEHFQDAEDSNPYRHAGNKDRYRDAGDNQFAGDKDRYRDAGDKDRYGDAGDNQFAGDKDRYRDAGDKDRYGDAGDNQFAGDKDRYRDAGDKDRYGDAGDNQFAGDKDRYRDAGDKDRYRDAGDKDRYRDAGDNQFAGDKDRYRDAGDNQFAGDKDRYRDAGDTNLYRDAGDTNLYRDAADKDRYRDAGGKNPYRDSGGKDRYQDTRDKDLYRVVGDKVPYQDAGSKERYRDLRDQERHRDLGHQESFIAHKNTINSNGGKPTHYFLSNDRQSAFTDFSKTYRPPAAQTLQPQNIERNGTLPSSFRVSAGTIQQNGTDTYKRRFVSGANSEKQVQRKSVMGQVEQWVKVQKGDSKSLGPDHPVPLSERYQTVPKTSRRPPGSSPPSPRNMPSDYKYAQDRVSHLKMSNQDRKATKEGTVWQLYEWQQRQQFKHGSPTGQIYMGTMDTTDRARAKSLLDVPRSISVPPSPSDIQPPAAPKAFPPRRPHTPADRVTVRPAAGHVDVPYIGSPQKSRAHTVKSTSHVDRRSMPSMGYMTHTVSAPSLHGKSADDTYMLLKKDLEYLDLKIKYNEPLINLVHSVLRNSTPGYRTSINVTGRESMKDRSSKPVRIAESDVDVKLSVLCEQDRILQDLEDKIRALKDNKDKLETVLEVLHRQMDQYKEQPQHTEKISYQQRLLQEDLVQIRAEMSKVSTDMENAWNEYVRLESDVGQLRHLLQEQMSRSPSSQDRAQLQKDLWRIEDVTAGLSSNKLNYKVLVESFKNPERKTVPLVTSTFVPSGSTAFTSFRSKSASPQNPPSLVKQAPEVGLYSQPYTPERSHSQPQLLQKPEPTRVPTPPKREEGAPPRPPLPDMYSPEDTDPPPYIPPPPALPPPLRESSVVRHTSVRGLKRQSDERKRDRELGQGVNGDYRVELRTYASTPELATLDNSAPPSSSFLGSDSGYQTLPTRGSTSRLSQSSSIASYVTLRRGSTTDGSKDRPKSAFERLYAGDNQRGKMSAEEQLQRMKRQQKALVRERKRTLSQGDKQSATNRPADISSWKREQEFDFQLLEKTARDVEDRERDDHDWVHATAIHVTELDLEPQDYDMDISKELATPDKVEIPERYIELDPEEPLSREEMDARYRKVEKIKNILARSSVHNLHPAPNPEDLGLSDLDLQIQEQERMITISYALASEASQRSKQVAAGLPASQCNSPHLPVPPITNGLYYTIV; from the exons GACAGCTCAGGGATGAAGCTGTGGAAGAGACGCTGGTTCCTGCTGTCcgaatattgtttgttttactaCAAAG ACAGCAGAGAGGAAGCCATACTGGGCAGTATCCCGCTACCGGGTTACGTCATCTCTCCCGCTGCGCCTGAGGATCGCATAAACCGCAAGTATTCCTTTAAG GCTGTACACACCGGGATGCGGGTCTACATTCAGCAGAGAGATTCCCATCGGGAACATTCTGGGATGAGAACATATTACTTCAGTGCTGACACCCAGGAAGATATGAATGGCTGGATCCGAGTGATGAACCAGGCGGCTCTTATCCAAACATCCCCCGAGAGCAAGAGGCAA GTTGACGACATGGAGTGGCTGTCGGCTCCGGTGAACAACCATATTGACTCTTTCAAAGAATACGCAAAGCCGGAAGTTATTCAGAGAAGAACCAGTAATGAGAAGTTTGTGGAACCTTTTCCTCCGCAGCCGGTGGAGCTGAGACAGGACTCGGGAGACAAAGAGCGATATCGAGATTTGGGAGACCAGGATGGCTACCGGGATGCAGGAGACAGAGATCGGTACCAAGATACAGGAAACAAAGAGCACTTCCAGGATGCGGAAGACAGTAATCCTTACCGGCATGCAGGGAACAAAGATCGCTACCGGGATGCGGGAGACAACCAGTTTGCAGGGGACAAAGATCGCTACCGGGATGCAGGGGACAAAGATCGCTACGGGGATGCGGGAGACAACCAGTTTGCAGGGGACAAAGATCGCTACCGGGATGCAGGGGACAAAGATCGCTACGGGGATGCGGGAGACAACCAGTTTGCAGGGGACAAAGATCGCTACCGGGATGCAGGGGACAAAGATCGCTACGGGGATGCGGGAGACAACCAGTTTGCAGGGGACAAAGATCGCTACCGGGATGCAGGGGACAAAGATCGCTACCGGGATGCAGGGGACAAAGATCGCTACCGGGATGCGGGAGACAACCAGTTTGCAGGGGACAAAGATCGCTACCGGGATGCGGGAGACAACCAGTTTGCAGGGGACAAAGATCGCTACCGGGATGCAGGAGACACAAATCTTTACCGGGATGCAGGAGACACAAATCTTTACCGGGATGCAGCGGACAAAGATCGCTACCGGGATGCGGGAGGCAAAAATCCTTACCGAGATTCAGGGGGCAAAGATCGCTACCAGGATACAAGGGACAAAGACCTCTATCGGGTTGTGGGGGACAAAGTTCCATACCAGGATGCGGGAAGCAAGGAGCGGTACCGGGATTTAAGAGATCAGGAGCGCCATAGAGATCTGGGACATCAAGAGAGCTTTATTGCCCACAAAAACACCATAAATTCCAATGGTGGGAAACCTACTCACTACTTTCTCTCCAATGACCGACAGTCGGCTTTCACAGATTTCTCTAAAACATACCGACCCCCAGCTGCACAGACACTTCAACCTCAGAACATTGAGAGGAACGGGACCCTCCCATCCTCTTTCCGCGTCAGTGCTGGTACCATCCAGCAGAACGGAACAGACACCTATAAACGAAGATTTGTTTCAGGTGCCAATTCCGAGAAACAAGTGCAGAGGAAGAGTGTGATGGGTCAAGTGGAGCAGTGGGTAAAGGTACAGAAAGGAGACAGTAAAAG CCTTGGTCCTGACCATCCCGTTCCTCTGTCTGAGAGATACCAGACTGTGCCAAAGACCAGCAGACGCCCTCCTGGCAGTTCTCCTCCGTCCCCCCGGAACATGCCAAGTGACTATAAGTACGCACAGGATCGAGTCAGCCACCTGAAGATGTCCAACCAGGACCGCAAGGCCACCAAGGAAGGCACCGTGTGGCAGCTGTACGAGTGGCAGCAGAGGCAGCAGTTCAAGCATGGCAGCCCCACGGGACAGATTTACATGGGCACTATGGATACTACAGACCGCGCCAGAGCTAAGAGCTTATTAGACGTCCCGAGATCCATTTCTGTTCCACCTTCTCCATCCGACATCCAACCACCAGCAGCTCCAAAGGCGTTTCCTCCAAGAAGACCCCACACTCCAGCGGACAGAGTGACCGTGCGGCCGGCGGCGGGGCACGTTGATGTCCCGTACATCGGGTCCCCACAGAAGTCTCGGGCCCATACTGTGAAG TCCACATCGCACGTGGATCGCCGGTCCATGCCGTCCATGGGGTACATGACTCACACTGTAAGTGCTCCCAGTTTGCATGGCAAGTCG GCGGATGACACATATATGCTGTTGAAGAAGGATCTGGAGTACCTGGATCTGAAG ATAAAGTATAATGAACCTCTGATCAACTTGGTTCACAGTGTTTTAAGGAACTCTACCCCGGGGTACCGAACGAGCATAAAC GTAACGGGAAGAGAGTCTATGAAGGATCGTTCCTCAAAGCCGGTCAGAATCGCTGAAAGTGACGTTGAT GTAAAGCTTAGTGTCCTGTGTGAGCAGGACCGGATCCTGCAAGATCTAGAAGACAAGATCCGAGCTCTGAAGGACAATAAG GACAAACTGGAGACGGTGCTGGAGGTTTTGCACAGACAAATGGACCAGTACAAGGAGCAGCCGCAGCACACAGAGAAAATCTCCTACCAACAGCGCCTCCTGCAGGAGGACTTAGTGCAGATCCGAGCGGAAATGTCTAAAGTCTCAACT GATATGGAGAACGCGTGGAACGAGTATGTGCGGCTGGAGAGTGACGTTGGACAACTGCGTCACTTGTTACAGGAACAAATGTCCAGATCCCCCTCATCTCAG GACCGCGCTCAGTTACAGAAAGATCTCTGGAGAATAGAGGACGTCACTGCCGGTCTCAGCTCTAATAAACTGAACTACAAAGTGCTGGTAGAATCATTCAAGAATCCAG AAAGAAAAACCGTGCCTTTAGTTACCTCCACGTTTGTGCCTTCCGGAAGCACAGCGTTTACATCGTTTCGCAGTAAATCAGCGTCCCCCCAGAACCCCCCGAGTCTTGTGAAACAGGCACCAGAGGTGGGATTATATTCTCAGCCGTACACCCCGGAAAGATCCCACTCACAGCCACAGCTGCTGCAGAAACCGGAGCCCACCAGAGTACCAACCCCTCCGAAGCGT GAGGAGGGAGCCCCTCCGCGTCCACCTCTACCAGACATGTACAGTCCTGAGGACACAGACCCTCCACCTTACATCCCACCTCCACCTGCGCTGCCTCCGCCTCTGAGAGAATCGTCCGTCGTCAGACACACGTCTGTGCGGGGATTGAAGAGACAGTCAGACGAGAGGAAGAGAGACCGAGAGCTGGGGCAGGGTGTAAATGGAGACTACAGG GTAGAACTGCGCACGTATGCGAGTACTCCGGAACTCGCCACTCTGGATAACTCCGCTCCCCCATCCTCCAGCTTTTTGGGCTCAGATTCCGGCTACCAGACATTGCCCACTAGAG GATCGACATCCAGACTATCTCAGTCTTCATCGATCGCATCGTACGTCACGCTGCGCAGAGGCTCCACCACAGACGGTTCTAAG GACAGACCAAAAAGTGCCTTTGAGCGCCTTTACGCCGGCGACAACCAAAGAGGTAAAATGAGCGCCGAAGAACAGCTGCAACGCATGAAACGGCAACAAAAAGCCTTAGTCCGTGAACGCAAGAGGACGCTCAGCCAAGGAGACAAACAGTCCGCCACAAACCGACCCGCGGACATCAGCTCA TGGAAACGAGAGCAGGAGTTTGATTTCCAGCTGCTGGAGAAGACCGCACGTGACGTGGAGGACAGAGAGAGGGATGATCATGATTGGGTACACGCTACAGCCATACATGTCACAGAGCTGGATCTGGAACCACAGGACTATGATATGGACATTAGTAAGGAG TTAGCGACCCCAGACAAGGTGGAGATTCCGGAGAGGTACATCGAGCTGGATCCTGAGGAGCCGCTCAGCAGGGAGGAGATGGACGCCCGCTACCGGAAAGTAGAGAAGATAAAGAACATCCTGGCCCGGTCCAG CGTACACAACCTGCATCCGGCACCAAACCCTGAGGACCTGGGTCTCTCGGACCTCGATCTACAGATAcaagaacaagagagaatgaTCACGATATCGTACGCTCTGGCCTCGGAGGCGTCGCAGCGCAGTAAACAAGTGGCAG CTGGACTGCCGGCCTCACAATGTAACTCCCCCCATCTACCTGTGCCCCCAATAACCAACGGATTGTACTACACCATTGTCTGA
- the C10H11orf58 gene encoding small acidic protein: MSRHNESRGHKRGAQSQDGEAGGGSWEQADLGDQQRTQKFLRLMGAGKKEHTGRLIIGDHKSTSHFRSGDEDRKMNDELEHQYQQSMDSSMSGRNRRHCGLGFSESDSSEDKPVPLPESVHRAESTSDSCSSDSSYSDTESSPERSVRDKAAEKTADKTAEKAADKTAEKVANKTTDKTSEPEKKPAKSNYKMQFVKSTSS, translated from the exons GCTGGAGGAGGCAGCTGGGAGCAGGCAGATCTGGGTGATCAGCAGCGGACGCAGAAATTCCTCAGACTCATGGGGGCCGGCAAG AAAGAACACACCGGGCGTCTCATCATCGGAGACCACAAGTCCACGTCTCACTTCCGTTCAG GTGACGAGGATCGGAAAATGAACGATGAGTTGGAGCATCAGTACCAGCAGAGTATGGACAGTTCGATGTCCGGGAGGAACCGGCGACATTGTGGGCTGGGATTCAGCGAG TCTGATAGTTCTGAGGACAAGCCGGTGCCCCTTCCTGAAAGTGTCCACAGAGCGGAGAGTACGTCGGATTCGTGCTCTAGTGACAGCTCTTACAGCGACACAGAGTCCAGCCCGGAGCGGAGTGTCCGTGATAAGGCCGCTGAAAAGACTGCTGATAAGACCGCCGAAAAGGCTGCCGATAAGACCGCCGAAAAGGTTGCCAATAAGACCACCGATAAGACTAGCGAACCGGAGAAGAAACCTGCCAAGAGCAACTACAAAATGCAGTTTGTCAAGTCCACCAGCTCATAA